Proteins encoded within one genomic window of Halocatena marina:
- a CDS encoding TIM barrel protein: MRDHSGYLIISAVEGAELIKTVDSPSVKLLYDFYHAQITSGDVIRSFQNHPDLIDHTHSADTPGRHELGMGERKVRESLCYDRGEGIRRLRRL; the protein is encoded by the coding sequence GTGCGTGACCACTCGGGCTACCTGATCATCTCCGCTGTGGAGGGGGCAGAGCTAATTAAGACGGTCGACAGCCCGAGCGTGAAGCTGCTGTACGACTTCTACCACGCACAGATCACGAGTGGTGACGTTATTCGAAGCTTCCAGAATCATCCCGATCTGATCGACCATACGCATAGTGCAGATACGCCCGGTCGCCATGAGCTTGGGATGGGCGAACGTAAAGTACGGGAATCTCTTTGCTACGATCGCGGAGAAGGAATACGACGGCTACGCCGGTTGTGA
- a CDS encoding sugar phosphate isomerase/epimerase, producing the protein MLFDGNPSPAYVDHVSEAGFDGIELYGVDANVEAFGERCDERGLAFVYMSGVCPPLNRPDRFDDAVANVTETIALAERVSYQNLNVKADRVQDDLDEKRQRENVASVLREVAPVAESPTLRSYWSPQRA; encoded by the coding sequence ATGCTGTTCGATGGGAATCCGTCCCCAGCGTACGTCGATCACGTTTCCGAGGCTGGATTCGATGGCATCGAACTGTACGGAGTTGACGCCAACGTCGAAGCTTTTGGCGAACGATGCGATGAGCGTGGGTTAGCGTTTGTCTACATGTCGGGAGTCTGTCCGCCATTGAACCGTCCGGACCGATTCGACGATGCAGTGGCGAACGTCACGGAAACAATTGCTCTCGCTGAGCGGGTCAGTTATCAGAATCTGAACGTCAAGGCTGATCGTGTTCAAGACGATCTTGATGAGAAGAGACAGCGAGAGAACGTCGCCTCTGTCCTTCGTGAAGTGGCTCCAGTGGCAGAATCACCGACACTACGCTCGTATTGGAGCCCTCAACGTGCGTGA
- a CDS encoding Gfo/Idh/MocA family protein produces MNYDVAFIGTGPEPHNQVWGESAAMAYRHGWGYQQQDQCALVSCADLVLENARAFADEFDISGENVYEDYEEMLYETDPDIVSIATPVPTHADIVVDVAETAVPDAIHCEKPMAETWGDCQRMAIACDEQEIQLTFNHQRRFDPQWRAAKDLLDSGEIGTLERVMIGGKNLFDFGTHLIDLCNFYNDECPAEWVLGGIDYREADVRYGSHNENQSVAVWEYDNGVRGFASTGHVGQAIIGCHNRLVGSEGIIEVHPYDDDAALRINRFDGEGWEAVLLEEPERTTIGLGIEHIVACLDTNEKSQLGAENALRAMEIIFGTYESVRSRGRVEFPLKIEDNPLDAMVESGDLQPSSTEL; encoded by the coding sequence ATGAACTACGACGTGGCTTTTATCGGGACCGGACCAGAGCCGCACAATCAAGTGTGGGGAGAGAGTGCGGCGATGGCATATCGGCATGGATGGGGATATCAACAGCAGGATCAGTGTGCCCTCGTCTCCTGTGCAGACCTTGTTCTCGAGAACGCACGAGCGTTCGCGGATGAGTTCGATATCAGTGGCGAGAACGTCTACGAGGACTACGAGGAGATGCTGTACGAGACCGATCCGGATATCGTGAGTATTGCCACGCCAGTGCCGACTCACGCGGATATCGTTGTGGACGTAGCAGAAACAGCCGTACCTGATGCGATTCATTGTGAAAAGCCGATGGCAGAGACGTGGGGCGATTGCCAACGAATGGCGATCGCTTGTGACGAACAGGAGATCCAGTTGACGTTCAATCACCAGCGCCGGTTCGACCCACAGTGGCGAGCAGCCAAGGATTTGCTCGACAGCGGTGAGATAGGGACGCTCGAACGAGTGATGATCGGTGGGAAAAACCTGTTCGACTTCGGGACCCATCTGATCGATCTGTGCAATTTCTACAACGATGAGTGTCCTGCTGAGTGGGTTCTTGGGGGAATCGACTACCGAGAAGCGGACGTCCGCTATGGAAGCCACAATGAGAACCAGTCAGTTGCGGTGTGGGAGTACGACAACGGCGTTCGCGGCTTCGCCTCGACTGGTCACGTTGGTCAAGCGATCATCGGTTGCCACAATCGACTCGTTGGAAGTGAAGGAATCATAGAGGTTCACCCGTACGACGATGACGCCGCCCTCCGAATCAACCGATTCGATGGAGAGGGTTGGGAAGCAGTCCTGCTCGAAGAGCCGGAAAGAACCACTATTGGACTCGGTATCGAACACATCGTGGCGTGTCTGGATACAAACGAAAAGTCCCAACTCGGAGCAGAGAATGCGCTCAGAGCGATGGAGATCATTTTCGGAACGTATGAGTCCGTCCGTTCTCGCGGCCGGGTCGAATTCCCGCTCAAAATCGAGGACAATCCACTGGACGCGATGGTCGAATCCGGCGATCTCCAGCCCAGTTCGACTGAGCTGTAG
- a CDS encoding glycosyl hydrolase family 28-related protein has protein sequence MHESADTLFDIRDYGVTDDGEHYDTDAIQFALDDCAASGGTVYVSAGDYLSAALTIRDQTTLHVAAGATLRFVR, from the coding sequence ATGCACGAGTCAGCAGATACGCTGTTTGATATCCGGGACTATGGCGTAACCGACGATGGCGAACACTATGACACCGATGCGATACAGTTCGCACTCGATGACTGCGCTGCATCAGGTGGCACCGTTTACGTTTCGGCTGGTGATTATCTGTCAGCAGCGCTTACCATACGCGACCAAACGACGTTACACGTTGCTGCTGGCGCGACGTTGCGATTCGTCCGCTGA
- a CDS encoding SCP2 sterol-binding domain-containing protein, with amino-acid sequence MAIDIVNEREAWINEWMNKVNTESDYHETGQGWGEGFNGDFVFEVEVDDEYQEAKQYTDDDIENGIAFFAEVSDGEVHDATPIDVDDIAEYDYGFNYHGTYSNWKELIKQNIGPIDGLMSGQFEIEGDMQKILQWSDGASSLANASGMVETSFPEEEA; translated from the coding sequence ATGGCTATTGACATTGTCAACGAACGCGAAGCGTGGATTAACGAGTGGATGAACAAAGTAAACACTGAAAGCGACTATCACGAAACCGGTCAGGGTTGGGGCGAGGGATTCAACGGAGATTTCGTTTTCGAGGTCGAAGTCGATGATGAATATCAGGAAGCCAAGCAGTACACCGACGATGACATCGAAAATGGCATTGCTTTCTTCGCAGAAGTTAGCGACGGAGAGGTCCATGACGCGACCCCCATTGACGTTGATGATATCGCGGAGTACGATTACGGGTTTAATTACCACGGTACATACTCCAACTGGAAGGAGCTGATCAAGCAGAATATTGGACCGATCGATGGTCTGATGAGCGGCCAGTTCGAGATTGAAGGAGATATGCAAAAAATTCTGCAGTGGAGCGATGGTGCATCGTCGCTCGCAAACGCATCGGGCATGGTTGAGACCTCATTTCCCGAAGAGGAAGCATAG
- a CDS encoding helix-turn-helix domain-containing protein, which yields MAAADIPYWAVLLIQSHDSGELLTDYQWKLSTEALGGCYDIPRNCTLADLAATLDVNISAASRLRHRAE from the coding sequence TTGGCTGCAGCAGATATTCCATACTGGGCTGTGTTGTTAATCCAATCTCACGATTCAGGCGAGTTGCTCACAGACTACCAATGGAAGCTCAGCACCGAAGCACTCGGTGGATGTTACGATATTCCTCGAAACTGTACGCTCGCTGATTTGGCAGCGACACTCGACGTGAACATATCGGCAGCGAGTCGGCTACGCCACCGAGCCGAGTGA